A stretch of Myroides oncorhynchi DNA encodes these proteins:
- a CDS encoding SDR family NAD(P)-dependent oxidoreductase, producing the protein MIVITSASRGIGKFLFDKFKQEGKSVIGFYNTTVPSCLDDYYKIDITNEEEVKLFVTNNKHSFSDLVLINTAGISYNAFAHKTDFLEWKKVLDVNLLSLFNLTQQLLPFMREGNYGRIVNFSSVVAQKGVAGTSAYAASKSAMWGLAKSICIENASKNITMNNVNLGYFNIGMIEQVPELYLQQLITTIPAKRLGEAEEILKTINFIIDTPYLNGTSIDLNGGLY; encoded by the coding sequence ATGATTGTAATAACGAGTGCTTCAAGAGGGATAGGTAAATTTTTATTTGATAAATTCAAACAGGAAGGCAAGAGTGTAATTGGTTTTTACAATACAACTGTACCTTCTTGTTTAGATGATTATTATAAAATTGATATAACAAATGAAGAAGAGGTAAAATTATTTGTAACTAACAATAAGCATTCTTTTTCTGATCTAGTACTAATTAATACAGCGGGAATTTCTTATAATGCCTTTGCTCATAAAACTGATTTCTTGGAGTGGAAAAAGGTTTTAGATGTTAATTTGTTGAGTTTGTTTAACTTAACACAGCAGTTGTTGCCTTTTATGAGAGAAGGGAATTATGGTAGAATCGTTAATTTTTCGTCAGTAGTAGCTCAAAAAGGAGTTGCAGGCACTAGTGCGTATGCTGCTTCTAAGTCTGCAATGTGGGGGTTAGCTAAGAGTATTTGTATAGAAAATGCAAGTAAAAATATTACGATGAATAATGTGAATTTGGGGTACTTTAATATTGGGATGATAGAACAAGTTCCTGAGTTGTATTTACAACAATTAATCACAACTATCCCAGCAAAGCGATTAGGTGAGGCAGAAGAGATACTAAAGACAATCAATTTTATAATTGATACACCTTATTTAAATGGAACATCAATTGACTTAAACGGAGGATTATATTAG
- a CDS encoding glycosyltransferase: MSTYKIIDQTTTQQPTVSVAMLAYNHQEFISEAIESVLMQKITFPIQIVIAEDCSPDNTRAIVLEYQTKYPDIIKLILQDKNVGASQNNDALLNHLDGQYIAPLEGDDYWIDEYKLQQQVDFLEHNQEYNLVYTDAKYYKQNTGEFDLQRTNQIKDFSDLLVSNRMFTLTVCLKKEVLDIYRQEDANDLKDLPFGDYSLWLFASTRGQAKYLPIVSAVYRILEESASHSKNLEKLVSFEEAVSKCRLYFLNKYYNGDKKQLETKLLGAKTRSIIKMSFLYKDEKVFNQYKKDLKYIANYKYKYYLIYSLAKINFKVFTAIYN, encoded by the coding sequence ATGAGTACCTATAAAATTATTGATCAAACAACAACACAGCAGCCTACAGTGTCTGTAGCTATGCTTGCCTATAATCACCAGGAGTTTATATCGGAAGCTATAGAGAGTGTTTTAATGCAAAAAATTACTTTCCCTATTCAAATTGTAATTGCAGAAGATTGTTCGCCAGACAACACCAGAGCAATTGTTTTGGAGTATCAAACAAAATATCCTGATATCATTAAACTGATTTTACAAGATAAAAATGTAGGAGCGTCACAGAATAATGACGCTCTTTTAAACCATTTAGATGGTCAGTATATAGCTCCTTTAGAGGGGGATGATTATTGGATTGATGAGTATAAACTTCAGCAACAAGTTGACTTTTTAGAACATAATCAAGAATATAATTTAGTTTATACAGATGCAAAATATTATAAGCAGAATACAGGGGAGTTTGATTTACAACGTACAAATCAAATAAAAGATTTTTCGGATTTATTAGTATCTAATAGAATGTTTACTCTAACTGTATGTTTGAAAAAAGAAGTTTTAGATATTTATAGACAAGAAGATGCAAATGATTTAAAAGACTTGCCTTTTGGAGATTATTCTTTATGGTTGTTTGCCTCTACAAGAGGACAAGCAAAGTATTTACCTATTGTTTCAGCTGTTTATCGTATTTTAGAAGAATCGGCTAGTCATTCTAAAAATCTTGAGAAGTTAGTAAGTTTTGAAGAGGCTGTGAGCAAGTGTAGATTATATTTTCTGAATAAATATTACAATGGGGATAAAAAGCAACTAGAAACTAAATTATTAGGGGCAAAAACTCGTTCAATAATTAAAATGTCTTTTTTGTATAAAGATGAAAAAGTCTTTAATCAATATAAAAAAGACTTGAAGTACATCGCTAATTATAAGTATAAATACTATCTAATTTATTCATTAGCTAAAATTAATTTTAAGGTATTTACAGCTATTTATAATTAA
- the lpxD gene encoding UDP-3-O-(3-hydroxymyristoyl)glucosamine N-acyltransferase codes for MKSYSLTEINDVLNGIVVGSTLKQISTAEQLEKAKECQISFIGNKKYERLWGDSKAPIAIVNNDISILPGIDRAFIKVDNVDLALAKLLTLFAPKLPLFKIDIHPNATIDSTAVIGEGAKIAAGCVIGENVVIGKNVKIYPNVTVLDNSTIGDNTILWSGVIVRERSHIGHNCILHPNAVIGADGFGFCPSPEFGLVKIPQIGNVVIGNYVEIGANSCVDRGKFSATIIGDGCKIDNLVQIGHNCELGKFCIMAGNSGLAGSVTLKDFVVIGGSASIKDHVTIGQGAVVGAGSGVTGDVQAGKTVLGYPAQEAKTTLRQWAALKQLVSSKTKN; via the coding sequence ATGAAGTCATATTCTTTAACCGAAATAAACGATGTCTTAAATGGTATTGTCGTTGGTAGTACATTAAAACAGATTTCAACAGCAGAACAACTAGAAAAAGCAAAAGAATGCCAAATCTCATTTATTGGTAATAAAAAATATGAACGACTATGGGGAGACTCAAAAGCACCTATTGCTATTGTAAATAATGATATCTCGATCTTACCAGGTATTGATAGAGCATTTATAAAAGTAGATAATGTGGATTTAGCTTTAGCTAAGTTACTTACTTTATTTGCACCTAAGTTACCATTGTTTAAAATAGATATTCACCCTAATGCTACCATAGATAGTACAGCCGTGATTGGTGAAGGAGCTAAGATAGCTGCTGGTTGTGTAATCGGTGAGAATGTAGTAATTGGTAAGAATGTGAAGATATATCCTAATGTAACGGTATTAGACAACAGTACCATTGGAGATAATACGATATTGTGGTCAGGTGTTATTGTGCGTGAGCGTAGCCATATTGGACATAACTGTATCTTACACCCTAATGCAGTGATAGGAGCAGACGGTTTTGGTTTCTGTCCTTCTCCTGAGTTCGGATTAGTTAAGATTCCTCAAATCGGTAATGTAGTTATTGGTAACTATGTAGAGATAGGGGCAAACTCATGTGTTGACAGAGGTAAGTTCAGTGCTACTATTATAGGTGATGGTTGTAAGATAGATAACCTTGTTCAGATAGGACACAACTGTGAGTTAGGTAAATTCTGTATCATGGCTGGAAATAGTGGTTTAGCAGGATCTGTTACCCTAAAGGATTTTGTAGTAATCGGAGGTAGTGCTTCTATTAAGGATCACGTTACTATTGGCCAGGGCGCTGTAGTAGGTGCAGGGTCAGGAGTAACTGGTGATGTTCAGGCTGGTAAAACAGTGTTGGGGTACCCTGCTCAAGAAGCAAAAACAACCCTAAGACAATGGGCTGCATTAAAACAGCTAGTAAGTAGTAAAACAAAGAACTAA